The sequence GACATATAATTTCCCTACAGAATCACAATGCACTTAAGATTCACCAAACTCTCCTCTGCCTCACTTGACAACAACACTTTGATGGACCCACGTGTAAATTAGTTATTGCTTGCTAATAATTTCAACATTTTATTCTAAGTTATTGACTTATGAAAAAAGTATGTGTCATCAAACTCAGAGGCATGATAAGACATCCCCGGTTGAAGCCTCTACCATTAAGAAAACCTTACGTTATGGAGGATCTCTTCAATATTGTACCTTCCCTTTTGCCCCAAAAGCCTAAAATATTTGTCTAGTTTGCAAAGTCTTTCGTGCCccagaaaaaaagaagacataCCCAGAGAGCTAAATAACCACTTTTTGGACTTTAATGTATCGACGGGTGATCAGATATAGTTGTATGGCATCACCCATTAGTACATTAAAGTCCAAAATGTTTAGTTGTAATAATAAGGAACTCTCATGTTCTAGGATCAATCATTAACAAGTAAAGAGAATCATGTTCTTAAACAACTGATAGTAATTCATCTAAGATTCTCAAGCGATCCAAGTCAATGTACATAAATATGTATCACACTTGTATCATAATAATATGAGTAAATTGTTACACCATTCGGCCCTGGCCCCTGGTCATAAATAACATAAAGTTAACCCTAAGACAATCAAAATCCCAATTATTACCAAGTAAATTAATTATTAGTATTTAATAATGGAGGGCAAGGTTGGTGTCAAGGGGATTCAAACCCAGATAAGACGCTTCTTGAGGCGGCAAATGGTAAACCTCTATTGAGGGAATTCTTCAACTACAGCCAATGAGTCCATCATGGCTCTCACCTAAGGGTTTCTTCATTCATTGCACGTTATAGAGGTTTCTAATTTGTTGTGTTTGGGATGTTATTCCAAAACCTTCCTTCCTCTCTACATGAAAGAAGCATAGTTAGAGCATTGctttgtgaagaagaaaattgtaCTTCACTCCACCACCCCTCATTCTCATGTATCACATATATTTAGGAGTTGCTACAATGACAGCTGCGCCAGTTATTCCAATCTTGAAGTTGTAGTTAAATTCCAACCAACAGAATATAACTAATCAGCCAAAGTGGCCCACCCAAGACACCAACCCTTCGTTATGGTGGTTCATTTAGAGGGCCCACCTGAAGAAGTGTACCCATCATCTTGAAAACTCATTGATCACCAACCATGAGTCATGACCTCTTCGGTCTTTATTCCTAGATCCTACTCTTGGGATCACTTCCCTCCCAAGGTGAAACTAAGGGGAGACCATGCCCACCTGTATCATATGATTGTATGGTTTTGCTCTATAAAGAGCTTTTTGATATTGCTTGGCACCTTCAGGCCTCACCAATCAAGCAATATAGGAATATATGTGTGTTGTACTATGTTGTTGTAGATTACAACCAATGGAGGAATACAAGAATGGAGGTTCCTCATTCTTATTTCTTCTACTCTTCCTGTCCTTTTGTGGGCTCTTTTCTGCAGCTTCTGTTCAAGCAGATAATTATATCTCTGCTGTGGGTGATCCTGGGATGAGAAAGGATGGTCTGAGAGTGGCAATTGAGGCTTGGAACCAATGTAATGAGGTCGGAGAAGAAGCTCCCAACATGGGCAGTCCGAGGGCCGCCGACTGCTTCGACATCTACAAAGCTTTACCACAGGGTACTGCCATTCATCTGTTTTCAAAAACTTCTAAATAGGAATTTTGTTATAATTACCACAACCATATAATGCTCTCTTGGTTTCTTCTAGTTTTCAGTAGGGAAGGAGTGCAACATTTGCAAAATGATCCCTTATATGTTGGTCCATAGGGTCATTGAGGAAGACAATATACTAGGAGTGGGGGACACTTTTCATGGGGTTGATCAAAAGGCCTTAACCAACGTGGACCTCTACGCGGCTGACAAAGAACTGTATTTGGGTTCcaaatgtcaagttgatgaCACCCCAAATCCATGGCAATTCTGGATGATCATGCTCAAGAGTGGTAACATGGACACACACGCTGCATTGTGTCCAAAGAATGGCAAGAAGGTTGGACCCTATGGACCAGATCCTAAGTTCCCCTGTTTTGGCAAAGGGTGTATGAATCAACCATTGATCTTCCACAGATACACAACCTTGCAAGGGCCCAATATGACTACTCTAAAAGGAAGTTTTTATGGATCTTGGGACTTGGATGCTGATTTGAGCAAAGGAATGGTAGGAAACATTTCTTACTATTCAGTGACTTGGgagaaagaaataggaaaaggagcttggatcttccaTCATGTTCTAAGGACATCAAAGAAGTACCCATGGTTGATGCTCTACTTAAGGTCAGACGCAACGACGGGATTTTCCGGTGGCTATCACTACGCGACAAGGGGGATGTCGAAGATTGTAAGTTATATAtattctttcttcatcttcctttcaCCTTAACACATACATATCAGCTCTTACTAGACTAACTTCATTGCAGATTCCAGAGTCACCAAATTTTAAGGTGAAATTCACCTTGAATGTGATACAAGGAGGAGGTCCTAAGAGCCAATTCTACCTAATGGACATGGGTAGTTGCTGGAAGAACAATGGCCAGCCTTGCAATGGCGATGTAACAACCGACGTTACCCGTTACAGTGAGATGATCATTAATCCTAACACAAGTGCTTGGTGCAATCCCACCAACCTTAAGGCCTGTCCCCCTTATCACACCTTCCCCAATGGTACAAGAGTTCATCGCAATGACACTGCTAACTACCCTTATGGAGCCTATCACTATTACTGCTCTCCAGGCAACGGCGAGCACCTTGAGGCACCTTATGCATTGTGTGATCCATTTAGCAATCCACAACCACAAGAGATACTACAAATACTACCACATCCTGTATGGGGAGACTATGGATACCCCACCAAGCAAGATGAGGGATGGATTGGAGATCCAAGGACTTGGGAACTGGATGTTGGGAGATTGTCTCAATCACTATATTTCTACCAGGTATGcaatttcttcttattcttgaaCAAACCAAGAATTGTTAGGGATTGCCTTCAGTGCACATTGAAATTTAATCCAGTCCCCCACCACATTGCCTACACAAAATGTAATATTTATTATCTCTAATCTCTATGCAGGATCCAGGGACACCACCAGCAAGGAGAAAATGGAGCTCTATTGATTTAGGAACTGAGATATATATCAATGCTGATGAAGTTGCAGAGTGGACTGTTAGTGACTTCGACATTATTGTTCCCAAACAATGAGATTAGGGGAAATTTTAGCTTCAACCCAAAAGGGATTTTTGTGTCACTCCCCTGTTGTAAAGCAAATCACATCAAAATCCTCTTCAATTCAATAATCCCACAATGATCCATTCCCAAGTGAGCTTCGGTTTGGAAATTCTCATCAGTtaattttctggatttttttttggggaaaattacatgattacccacttctgggtttctctttacaaaattacccaccaaaagtttcagttcacaaaaatacctaaaattaagcatgggtttacaaaattacccatttaaagtttaagttaacaaaaatacctaaaattgagtttgggtttacaaaactacccactcaaagttttagtaataaaaaattacatgattatatgtggaagatgaagaatcactattttaagtagttttgtaaacccaaacatgattttgggtatttttgttaactgaaacttttggtggatagttttgtaaacccaaacttaattttgagtatttttgttatccaaaactttttgtgggtaattttataaaaggaaacccaaaagtgggtaatcatgtaattttttcaaatttttttttttttatgagaaataaTTCCTTTTGGCAGATGAAGCTTACGGGTTGTGGGGTTGTGGGGTTGTGCAATGGTgagtgagggagggggtgtgccGTAGACTAAAGGTTGTTGGCAACGGCAGTAGTCGACCGGTGGTTTGCACAGTGGGGGTGGGCTGCAGTGGTGGTTGAGAGATGTAGGTGGTGGGTTGCATTGGTGAGAGGGGAGATGCAACTGCTAGAGGTGCAATGGTGATGGAGGGGGAGAGATACAACTATGTTTGAATTGAATGGTTGAGATGTTTTGCATCTCATCCAATGGTCAATAAAATTCTATCATAAAACACTAGTGTGTTGATTCCTTACCTTAATAATAAAATTCATTTTGCAAATTTTTCAACACACACATGTCCCTAAATCTATATTTCCATACCAATCCTTATTACGAAAATATACAATGTCAACCTTAGAACAAACTATCTAAATTTGTCTAAAGTTGTGAATGAAAAAATggtaatttttgggttttaacACATAATAAGATAACTATCACAAGCAAATAATAACTTTTAACTAAGggttaattaataaaaaaattcttatcgACACCCCTCAAGATGTCAAATATTTTGTAACTTTGCTCTTTTTGCTTATTTAGTATTGCATACAATTTTTAGAATAGGGTAATTGTGTCGTTTCATATGTGTACTCGAGAAATATGCAAAACAATGACatcttttcataataatatattgaTATGTCACTTTGAACTTTTTTCGAAAAACTCTTTTTACCCTTATCATATAGTACTATGAGGGAATAAATCCTCCAATAAAACGAAAGGCAATTAAAAGTTGTAAAGTACTAAAAACACCCATAGAGGTGTCATTCATGCActcttttaattaatttgatCAAATTAAAGTAGGTTAGATGGACAGGCACTATATatcataaattttaaaaataaggaCTTGGGTAACCTCTCTCTAACAACTAGCTTTAAAGGGGATTTCTATCCAAGTCTCAATAAGTGGAGTTAAAACAGGAAATACTTGGAACATAACAAAAGAACTCTTTTATAAGTGGTAAAAATACCTTAGAAAATATTTCAATTCTCATGTGTGTTCTCACATGGAGGGGTGAAAGATCACTTGTTGGGACTCGGGTAGACCtcactaagggtgtcaattctaggccCACACCAGTTAACCCGATTTGAAAAACCCAAGATAGTTCTAGACCATTTTATTAAATGTGTTGGGACCAAGCCCATACCAAATAACATTTGGTCATTCCAAATGTGAGGATCCAGCCCAACAGTCGCCCTATCGAGACTGACAACCTAAAAGCCTAACTCATCTTGATCCTTTAAGAGCACTATTAAGCTCGACTGCAAATTTTGTTTTAAGTTATATTAGTGTTATCTGTTACAGTTTTCACATTTCTTGAAATTGTAGTTTGTCTTTTTGTTGCTATAACTCATGTATTAGTAGTAGTTCATTTAAATTAAAGAGTTGTATTAGCTAGTACAAGTCCTACAAGTGTTTCTGAGTTACTGTATTTTAGATTATAAAACATTGATTATAAATATGGATTGATTCTATACTGTTACAAGGTTATTGAATGTGATTGAGAACGGATTATTACATTGTCATTCCATTTACTGACTTAGTATTGGAAAGGGTTATGTCAATTGATTGAAGActcacacacttttttttttgctaacgacgagTATCCAGGCCTTTTGCCTGTCTAATCTTGtgagcccatactgaccccacaaccacatggattgggtcataccggggttgaatgagaaccattcaactttcactgaaagtagtgaagagcactaaacatccttgtgtgagtggcccaaaaGAGGTaaaaggagtcgaactcagaactaCATGCTTACTAAGATGAAGGTCCCTTGCCGACTCGGCTATCCCCTTGATTTATTAGCCCATTTAAGATTCGTTTAGCCAGATTAAAGGTAGTCTAATTAAAGACTAGTACCCATCTGATCATTTATGAATGAGATCATGCGTAGTCTATAAGAACCAATTACTTAAACAGGTTGGTCATAGTGCAGGATCCTAAGTGGTGGGAACCCACTAGGTCCGATCAAAATAGGTTCAAATCGACCGGTTGACACCTTAGAACTCACCCTTAAAAGTTAGACATTAAGGAGATATGTCAAAATCCTCAGAAACTTTTACATCAGGCTACTCACATCTGATGGGAGATAATTATTTTTGTGTAAAACCCCAATTATTTTACCCACCAAAGAAAGGGTGTCTAATCCTTATAAACTTTCACATTAATGAGTGCATGTGGGGACTAATATATTTACTGTGCGGAATCTCAAAAATGTCCCCCTCCACGTGGGAGCACACATGagaattgaaatattttttaatagattcactttagctctgataccatttttttGGGACTTAGGTAGAACTCATGATGTGGGATCGATTGTTTTCTCATAAAACTCACTTGATTTGTGTAAAACTCATctttaaaagttagtcatcaagtAAAGGATGCCCAAATCCTTATAAGTTTTCACATCGGGCTACTCATATCAGATATGTGATTAGTTATTTTTACATGAAGTCTTAACAATCTCCCCTCTATGCCcacaagtgagaagtgagataTTTGCTAAGGCCCAGTTTTTTTtatagagaaaagaggaaaaagaaaaaataggtgaaaaaataataaatttttttttaaaataccaaaaaccTCAAGGCccatttgtttagaggggagttggGGGTGGTAATGTTGTTAATATGAGACCCACATATTAGTGGATGAAAGATAAGGAAGTAAAGATGAGGTAAAGTGAGGAAGCTCCCACCCCAATAGTGTTTgattggaagagagagatagagagaaggaaagagcgAGATGATCGGAAGGCATGTGCAGGTGGTTCCGAGCTGATTTCAACCCTTGTTCATTCAATTGCAGATGATCGGAGTTCAGATTGAGCAAATTTCAAAGTTCAGAGCCAATTACCTCTTTTTATTCATTCGATTGTAGATGATCAAAATTTATTAGGGTTTCATAAATTTCAAGTTAAGAACCCTACAAATGGTTGCAACGACTAACCAAGAGTAGCTAATTAAGTTTTCATAGGAGacaaagaagacgaagaagaaaaaagagactCCTTacgagaagaaaaaggaggcagAGGAAgcgaaggaggagaagaaagagacaAAGGAAGCAGCGACAACTGTTCTATTAGTAATGACTTGATGAAGCAGCATTATGGTAAGGACTGAAAAATATACCATTTTGGGCAGTCGAGTTATCGGTAGTGGGAGTAGAGATGGCGTCGCTGTCGCTGGGGTGGTATTATTGATGCTATTGATGGTGATTTTACTTTCAGTTGCAACGGCTTTGTCAGTGGGATAATGAAGGTTTGTCAAAGTCCCCATCAAAGTCCCACTAAGGTGAGGACTGGGGTGGAAGAAAGATGTCCACATGGGCCGATAATAATTATTCATATGTTTCCTCAAAATCTCACCCTTTTTTAAATAAACACTTTAAATATTGTTAGGGTGGTATAGTTCGTACAACTATCCCACCCCTTAAATTCCATCCCAACAAACCCTTCTAAACAAACAGGCCCGACTTGTTTGTTTGTTGGGGTGGGAAACTTATCAAATAAGATCATTTAATACAATAATTGTTGTCTACTGATGCAACAGTTAATTTTTCTCATCCCATTCACTTCTAAAATTCTTTTGTAAGACTTCATGAAAAAGTtgttttgtgtctatctctctcatctaTTTCCTCTTTTTATCATATAATTATAttctattctattttattttcctctcttttctataGGGTTGGACcctaataaaaattacatgttccattatttcctttattttccttgtCAACCTAACCCACAACATGTGGGACTCACTTCACAAGTTTTTCACTACTTTTTATCCGTCAAACAAACGTGGCCtaaagagattttctttatcATCATAGGCATACCGGGGTTGCCACGCctcggctctaataccaattgtgACTTCGGGTAGAATTCATCATTCAAGATAAATTTTAAGTGTGAGAGGTATCCATGTGATGTTATGACAATGCTTTGGTCTAAAGGTTTCTCATtgaaataatttaaagtcatatGACAAAATGGTGGGACAGATAGATTAAACTTTTTATGGCACAAGACTACTAATATCCTCTCACAGAAATGTTGATGAATTTAAGTTTGTAGTTGAATCAtaataagtggtatcagagtcacATGACAACTCTAGTGTGCTTtgaggatgaagaagatatcaatCATCACTTGTGCTTTCACTTAAAGAAAAAGATTATTAGGATTTCACATGAAAACAATCGATTCCACATTGGTTGTAAACAATAGCATAATGTGAAAATTGATAAGGACTTGGACACTCTCTCCTTAATGACTAGCTTTTAAGAATAAGTTTTACTTGAGTCATAACAAGTGAGAATACTAATGCGAAAAAATCAAATGATGGGTCAAATAGTTCTGCCATTATAAAAATTGAACAAGCATGtatcaaatatataaaaagttTGATTGGTACTTTCTAAGCTATGGAGTAAAATATTTTTAGGTATTCTCTCTATTCTAACTACATATTCCCACATAAGAAAATGGTTAACAAATTCACAAATGGTGAAAGCTATTCATGATAcaactcattttttattttttcttagtaGGAGTTTAGATCTTCTGCACATATATTGACCGGAACGTATGTTTCATGTCCCATCACCTatcccttttattttcataaatactCATCTTCACCTTTTAAATGGAACTAAGTGggacagattaaaaaaaaaaaaaaaaagtgggacaAGTATTGGCACCTAAAGTTTAGGTTCAGGGGATCTCCGCTTATGTTCAAGGGGTCTCCACTCTTCCAATAAAAGTAAATTGTAACTATCGTGAATCTAGTGCCTAGCTTAGTGCACTAACTATATATATTCACTATCTTGTTTTCATGGTTTTTTATGAGCCCATCTTTATGTGAACCGGTGATCCACCTTCAAATCTCAACCCGTTCTCACCGGTTCGATGTCCAGCCGTATTTTGGTGCCGTAGCCAAAAGTGGACCCCCACTCCGTATGTGGCACTAGGCGAGGGCCGCGAGGCAGTTGTGATTCTGAAGCCGGCCCGCCATACTGAAACCCCCAAACGCAGAGAAAGGCGGGAAAACGAGTCGTGATTCCTGAAAGGGTTAAAACTCTCTCATCTTCCCTGTTGCGTGTTTCCGCATATTCTCGTTTCTGGAGAATTCTCGGCGGCGATTTCTGCCGTAAAATATGGCGGACGTTGGTAATACAGACATTCTGAGCGAGATCCAAGCTCTAGTCTCTGATAAGCTTCAAGTGGTAATCATCAAAGCCAAATATAACCAtttcttaaaatagaaaaaattctGGTTATTAATAAAAATTTCTCATCTTTCTCTTCTCAAATCTGTCGTACATAATGGATGATAAGATTTCTAGTAATTGACATCtgttttatttatatttgtttttgAGTTTCTCACTGATTTTCCCCTTCTCAGTTCTGTTATTACTTAGCTAGGTTTCTCTTTgatatttctcatttttttttcactattgCTTGTTAATTCTGTAAAACCTTTGCGTGTTATTATTATGGATCTGGGTTCTAAAATCGTCTAGCATTCTCTTCCCTAATTTATTATCTATATTTAATACTCATGGAAGAGGAATGACTTAAGGGATAGAAAAGAACAAGGGCCAATTCACccgggaaaaaaagaagaacaaagccctggttttttttttttgNNNNNNNNNNNNNNNNNNNNNNNNNNNNNNNNNNGGGGGAGGTAGCAAAAAACTATAATTCTAGAAATATGAAGCTGTTTTTGCTTGGTAAGTAACCAGAGGGTGATTAGCATGTCTTTTATTTTACTGACAATATGACCTTGACTAATATGTTtgacaaataaaacaaaggacCTGTGACTACTATGTGGTTTACTTGGATCTATTCTGAGCAACAATATGACCAGATGGAAATTCTGGTGTGTAAGGTTCTTGGTTAGGACTTAGGAGGTGTGAGATCTTGATGAATAAAAACTGATGCTTGGTTTTTTTGGCTGCAAGTGAATAGAAAGGAAAACGACCGTGCAGAAAGTATGAAGGAGGGGAACAAAACCAAATGCTATCTGTCAACTATCCATCTAGTTTTTTGTTAGGCAACCAAACAGGTATAGGAAGTTCAAAATTCTTTATTACTAGTTTTTGTTCCCCCTCTCCTCAAGAAAAGGGTTGAAATCAGatgtatttctctctctcataattgTACTTAATAGTTCTGTGTCATTTCGTGGAGTTAAAATTTTGGGAATACGTTTATGGAATTTGGTGAAAATCCTACATATGCAACACTTTGTGCAGCAGAAAGTGCCTGGCATGGATCCAAACATGTTTCAAGTATGCTGATCACAGTTGGCAACCTCAAGGTCTTATTTCTAGCACATGCAGCCTCTTTGTAGCCATGGCAGACACTGACACTTGTGTCCAAGTCCTTTTTATCTGAACCATTAGGATTCTGAAGAAATATGATCTTCCAAAGATCCTAGCCTGTAATTCAGTTTTTCAAATCCCATATGTGGTGTAGGAGAGGGATTCCCAGAATCTAGTTCTGGACTAGATGAATAGGTTTCAAAAGGAAGTAAGAAATAGGAAAGGCTTGTCTGTTTCTCTGTGTGGGGTACTGTGGTTATAGAATATGAGTCATAAAATTTGAAGGAACTAATTGAAGGTAGTCAAGAAACAACCAAAGTTCGGATGAGTGGTTTATTTGACTCAAGTATGAGGGTGATTGAGAAAAGATTGAAATCTCTTAACTCCTATGTGGTGTGGATTTATAGGGTATTGCTGCTGGTCTGTAGAATATAACCCTAGCAGTGGGTTCAGTTCAGCCAGTTAGAGGGCTGAAATTGGTGGTTGACAAGATTGGAACTATGATAATGATTTACAGAAAACTAAAGTGTGGGCTGAATAAAATATGAGATGAAAACAGAGACAAGACAGAAGTTATTGAATTAGGTAATAGGTATGTATGctggaaaataaaagatgataGGAAAAGACTGACAAGACTGAAGTAATTGATTGGCTGATTGACtagtagaaggctggatttggatctgCAGAACTTGTGTCGTAAACTAgaatagaaggaaagagagatctTATCCCTCAGAGCCTACCCATTTTTAATTGAAGATAAGTGCTTTACAATGTATCCACTATCCACTTGGCTGAAAGTCGTCATATAGTTGCTTATCTTGGGGGAAGGGGTAAGCTTTATTGTGTTGCATGAATAATGGGCTAGATTACATGTCTATCTACAGATCTGAAGTATTCCTACCACTCAGTCTAGGACCAATCAACTCCTACTGGGAGCGAACAGATCTTATTTTAACAActgaaaagggaaagaaaatggaCAATATAGCTCTTAAATTCACATTGAATACCTCTAATTTAATGTCCTAATGGAAGTTGGACTGATTTTAATTAAGAggccaaaaaaagaagggaaaaaaaatccaactaaACAGATCCTGATTTAAATTTTGACTGACCAAGAATATagcaaaataaaagaagggTCACAAGGTTCCCTTGAGAGGAACCACTAGCTTTATTGAGCGACTCAACAGGTGGGATGCACCGGACCTTGGGCAGGGTCTGTGAAGCCCTTTTCCTGTCTTCCTAAGTCCATGGCATCCCTCAATCTGACTTATCATGGTTCTTCATTTGATACCAAATCCCATACTTCCTGAGAAATAACACCCTGGTTCCAGTGAACTAGCTAACTCTGCCCCAAGTCACAACTCATTCTTATGGTTGCATTGGTTTCAACGCGTTATGTGCTTTAACCATAGGACGTAACCATCTAGAAGAAATAAATGCATACTCCGTAAATCAAAATGAATCCAATAAAACAGGCCAAAAATGCAAATGAAAAGCATCCAAGGATtcaaaggaaaatcaaaggaCTAGAATATTTTCACTCCACTCTCCCAAAGGTCTCTATTTCAGTTAATCACTTAAAAACCTACCCATTCTAGTAAGCATGCGGTGGCAAGTTTATTGTTAtgcatctctctttttttttttttttttttttaatgacgggtatccaggccttcggcctgactagtcccgcgggcccatattgaccccacaaccgcatggactaaGTCATACcagagttgaatgagaaccattcaactttcactgaaagcagtgaagagcactaaacacccctgtgtgagtggcccaaggtgttcctaatgggagtcgaacttaggacgtccgagtttacggctcgtaccaagttcgttgctcaccaactgtgctacccccttgggttattGTTGTTATGCATCTCTGATATCCCAAGTGTTCTAGTAATGTTCTCCTAAAATTTTGGCCTATTTTTAtcggattgattttgatttacaGAGTTACTCTTATTAGTAGCCAGTTGTTTGAAGCCTAGTAGTCATACTAGGTTGTTTGAACCTAATTGGAGTTTCTTAGGGAGTTGTTCATCACTTTCATGCGTTTATTAATGAGTCTTAGGAAGTTCTACCTTATAGGATTGTTGTTCATGGTtaataaattaaaccattaataCATACAATTTTATTCATAGATCCTTGAAGTCTTCTAGAGTTCTGTGTTATCTAGAATGGAATTGTAGGAGTCGATGGTCGGTGCATACAAAATTTATAGAGGAATAGAAAATCTTCTGATAGAATAGAACTGACGATTTCTCTATGATCAATGAAAACAGCTGCTTTTTCTTGTCAGGTTGGATATGTAATTTTCTTGGATGCCTTATCCATGAATTTTGGACCTGCTTCCCCCCCCccgcacctttctcttttttgccCTTCCCAATATCATGTCTATATCAAGAATTGCTTACATCATTGGCCATTGCTGGGGTAAGAAGTGACTTTGCAAGAATACTGCAGCTGAAGTACCTTGAAATTAGGACAATGAGTTTGTCATAG is a genomic window of Macadamia integrifolia cultivar HAES 741 chromosome 13, SCU_Mint_v3, whole genome shotgun sequence containing:
- the LOC122059387 gene encoding uncharacterized protein LOC122059387 isoform X1; this translates as MCVVLCCCRLQPMEEYKNGGSSFLFLLLFLSFCGLFSAASVQADNYISAVGDPGMRKDGLRVAIEAWNQCNEVGEEAPNMGSPRAADCFDIYKALPQVGKECNICKMIPYMLVHRVIEEDNILGVGDTFHGVDQKALTNVDLYAADKELYLGSKCQVDDTPNPWQFWMIMLKSGNMDTHAALCPKNGKKVGPYGPDPKFPCFGKGCMNQPLIFHRYTTLQGPNMTTLKGSFYGSWDLDADLSKGMVGNISYYSVTWEKEIGKGAWIFHHVLRTSKKYPWLMLYLRSDATTGFSGGYHYATRGMSKIIPESPNFKVKFTLNVIQGGGPKSQFYLMDMGSCWKNNGQPCNGDVTTDVTRYSEMIINPNTSAWCNPTNLKACPPYHTFPNGTRVHRNDTANYPYGAYHYYCSPGNGEHLEAPYALCDPFSNPQPQEILQILPHPVWGDYGYPTKQDEGWIGDPRTWELDVGRLSQSLYFYQDPGTPPARRKWSSIDLGTEIYINADEVAEWTVSDFDIIVPKQ
- the LOC122059387 gene encoding uncharacterized protein LOC122059387 isoform X2, with product MCVVLCCCRLQPMEEYKNGGSSFLFLLLFLSFCGLFSAASVQADNYISAVGDPGMRKDGLRVAIEAWNQCNEVGEEAPNMGSPRAADCFDIYKALPQGKECNICKMIPYMLVHRVIEEDNILGVGDTFHGVDQKALTNVDLYAADKELYLGSKCQVDDTPNPWQFWMIMLKSGNMDTHAALCPKNGKKVGPYGPDPKFPCFGKGCMNQPLIFHRYTTLQGPNMTTLKGSFYGSWDLDADLSKGMVGNISYYSVTWEKEIGKGAWIFHHVLRTSKKYPWLMLYLRSDATTGFSGGYHYATRGMSKIIPESPNFKVKFTLNVIQGGGPKSQFYLMDMGSCWKNNGQPCNGDVTTDVTRYSEMIINPNTSAWCNPTNLKACPPYHTFPNGTRVHRNDTANYPYGAYHYYCSPGNGEHLEAPYALCDPFSNPQPQEILQILPHPVWGDYGYPTKQDEGWIGDPRTWELDVGRLSQSLYFYQDPGTPPARRKWSSIDLGTEIYINADEVAEWTVSDFDIIVPKQ
- the LOC122059387 gene encoding uncharacterized protein LOC122059387 isoform X3; its protein translation is MRSEKKLPTWAVRGPPTASTSTKLYHRFSVGKECNICKMIPYMLVHRVIEEDNILGVGDTFHGVDQKALTNVDLYAADKELYLGSKCQVDDTPNPWQFWMIMLKSGNMDTHAALCPKNGKKVGPYGPDPKFPCFGKGCMNQPLIFHRYTTLQGPNMTTLKGSFYGSWDLDADLSKGMVGNISYYSVTWEKEIGKGAWIFHHVLRTSKKYPWLMLYLRSDATTGFSGGYHYATRGMSKIIPESPNFKVKFTLNVIQGGGPKSQFYLMDMGSCWKNNGQPCNGDVTTDVTRYSEMIINPNTSAWCNPTNLKACPPYHTFPNGTRVHRNDTANYPYGAYHYYCSPGNGEHLEAPYALCDPFSNPQPQEILQILPHPVWGDYGYPTKQDEGWIGDPRTWELDVGRLSQSLYFYQDPGTPPARRKWSSIDLGTEIYINADEVAEWTVSDFDIIVPKQ